The sequence below is a genomic window from Bosea sp. F3-2.
GGATTGTCGATGGCACGGATCATCTCGATCTGTTCAACTCGCCGGCTGTGAATCCAGCGGACAATGAGGGTTTCGGTCAGCCATTTCCGCCAACGCAGTTGCAGCCGCATGCGGGTTTGTATGCCCGCCGTCGAGATTGCGGTGGCAGTAACGGCCAGCGCCAGGATGAAGACGACGCTCATTCGGAGCGCAGCTCTGTCCCCGATTTGCAGGGCGTCAAAGAAATACTTGTTCCATTGATTGAACCCAACCGCGACCAGCATGCTGGCGATCAGGCATGTCAGGAAGCCGAGCGAAAGCAGCCATGCAGTCTTGCGTGACGGCCCCGACCAGAAACCGAAGGCCAGGACGACGAAACGGCGTAGAAGATGGCGACGGACTGAATTGGCCGGCATCGACATAGCACTAAGATGGTCCCGCAGTGACCGAACGGGAAGTCCTGGGTTCGCTCCACTTCCCCCCGACCACAAGGTTAACTCGCCCTGCTGCGATCCGACGCAGCGGTCGGCGGCTGCGCCGGAAGCTGTGGTCCCAGCCGGACCTAGGCACCGAGTTTGGCCGGGCGAGATGCCGATAGGTAGACTCTTGCTCCCGAGCAGAAGTTGGCAAAAGCGGCTATGGTCATGTCGGACGCGAGACCATGCTCTCGTTCGGGGTGGAGAAGGCCGTGGGTTCTGCTTCAACGCCGCCGCGGCGCCCTTCGCCGCCGATCCGGGACGAGCGACTGCCGGACCCGGAGGTCGTGCCGACGGACGCCGCCGACGAGGCGGAGATGCCGCTGCCGTCCAATCCGCAAACGTTCTTTCTCGCGGGTCTTTTCATCTTGGGCGCCTTGGCGGCAGTCTACGTCGCCAGTTCGATCATCCTCCCCGTCGTGCTCGCCTTCGCGCTGAAGCTCCTTCTCCAACCCGCCATGCGTCTCCTTGAGCGTGTGCATGTCCCGCGGGCCATCGGAGCCCTCTTGCCGATCCTGCTGGTTGTTGGAGTACTCGTGGGTCTTGTGGCGGCCTTGTCAGGCCCCGCCGCCACCTGGGCGGCGAGATTGCCTGAAGGCATACCGCGTCTGGAAGCCCATCTGGTGGTTCTCAGAGGCCCAATCCAAGCGTTGCAAAAGGTCATCCAACAGGCCGAGCAGGTCGCTGAGGCTCCCGGACAGAAGGACCACTTCATTGCACTTCGCCGTGATCTCGGCCTAACAGGCGCCCTGTTCGCCGGGACCCGTGCGGTCCTCGATGGTCTGTTTACGACCATCCTGGTGCTCTATTTTCTGTTGGTCTCGGGCGATACGTTCCTTCGACGGATGGTAGAAATCCTGCCCAGATTCAGTGACAAGCGACAAGCCGTCGACATCGCTCGGCAGATCGAAGAGGACATCTCCGCCTATTTGGTGACGATCACGGCCATGAATGCCACGGTCGGGGTCGCCACCGCGGCCGCAATGCAACTTTGCGGCCTTGGAGACCCCTTGTTGTGGGGGGCCACAGCGTTCCTGCTCAACTACATTCCAATTTTGGGGCCGCTGTTTGGAGCCGTCATCCTTCTCCTCGCCGGAATGCTGAGTTTCGACGGCCTATGGTGGGCGGTGCTGCCGCCGGCCCTCTACTTCGGTATCCACGTCGTCGAAGGTGAAACGCTGACGCCCATGCTGCTTGCGCGGCGCTTCACGTTGAACCCCGTGCTGGTCATCTTGTCACTGGTGTTCTGGTTCTGGATGTGGGGCGTGCCTGGCGCGATCCTGGCCGTTCCAATGCTGGCCATTCTGAAGATCGTCTGTGATCGGGTGCGACCGCTGAGGGCCCTGGGACACTTCCTCGAAGGATAAAGTGGGATTGCCCTTTCGGAAGGGGTGCGACGGGCGCCAACCTCAGCAAAAAGCGGTTAGATCGCTTGTGTCATGCACGACGTGAAGGTAGCCCCGCCCATGGCGACCGTCAGATGGTGCTGCAGATTGTGCTGCAACGCTTCAAGTCCGAGCTTCGCTAGTTCATCTCGGGTGCGCAACCGACCACACCCGCTGCGTCCCGCCAAATGGGACTACCTGAAGGAGACACCCTCCAACGTCAGAACGGGCCGATGGTGCCCTTGGGCCGGCGAGCCGATCAGAATTCCCGAAAGCCGACGTCCGCCACGTCGGCCACGCCATGACCGTTACGCGCTCCACCGCGAATGTCTCAGATGGGGTCGTGAGCAGACATGGCCAGCTCGGTCTGTGAAGGGAAATGGGCGCATCCGCATCAAGGCAACGCACGAGATGGGTGGCGTGTCGAGCAATCGCGCCGCAAGCCGCCGATCAATTCCGCGGCTCCTTTCAGAGGAACTGTCAGCTTTTCCTGTCCTACACGCACGGTGAGTCGCTTTGGTCCGATCATCAGGTCGAACAGCTCATCGGACGGGCCAGCGACTACGACGACGTTATCGCCGCCCAGGCCATCTGGGACGGGAGCGGTTGCTATGCGTCGGACGGTCCGCACTGCGGCGTCGAAAACGGCGGTGGTTTGCTCATTGTCCCGAAGATTGGCGGGCCGCATGACAATGCCGACCGCAATCTCGTCGGGCATTTGGCAGGACAGAGTCAGATAAACCGTGCCTGATGCCGGAATGCCGAACACTACGACGCCGCTGTCGTTCCTGCTCCAGGCTGGCTGAACGTCTCCGGCGATGCCCGCACGGCTCGGGAGCATCGCAAAAAGGCAGCTCAGCAAGGTCGCGAGGACGAAGACTTTTGTATCGAATTGATCAGTTGCTGATAGACACGAGTGCACTCTTGCGCTCTACCAAAGCGGATCTCAAATCTTGTCGGCGGGAAAATCCGACGTCCACAACGGGTCCGCGAGCAGCCATCGGCGCAGGATCGTTGCCGTTAGGCTGAATCGTCCTTCTTTTTCTCGGCCATGGCTGCCGAGAGAAACCTACCGATCTTTTCGTTCTCCTGGGCGATGTAGCTGTCTTCAAGATGGGCATATCTCGCGTGGTTTCGCTGCTTCGATGTCCGAGCAGCTTCCCTATGACGTTGATGGAGACGCCGTTGCGGATGGCCAACGAGGCGAAGCTATGGCGCAGGTCATGAATCCGAACGTCGGATAGGCCGGCTGCACTGCGAACACGCTGCCAGGGCCGCTGAAGGTCGACGAGATGTCGCGCGTGCCGACGGCCGACGATCACATAGGGATTCCCCTCGATCCGTGGCAGGTTCTCCAGAAGGTCGATGGCCGCTTGCGTCAGCTCGATATTCTTGGGTCCCGTTTTGGAATCGATCAGTCGGAGGCGCCGCCGATCAAACTGCACGTTCTCCCATTGCAGAGTGAGGATCTCGCTCAGACGCGCCCCAGGCTGGATCAGCAGCCTGATAGCCGTGATGGCATAGAGTGACTCCGAATCCTCGCGCTCGAACTGGTCGAGAGCCGCCGCCAGCCTCTGGAATTCGTCTCGGCTGAGAAAGCGCTCCTTCTGCTTCTCGCCATAACGGACAATGCCTTTCACGGGATTGCTGGCTTTCGGGCGCAGACCCCAAAGCTCGGCCAGATTGAAAATTTTTGAGAGCAGGGTCAGGCAGCGATTCGCGACACCAGGGCCTCCTTTGACGACAAGCCCACCACCCTGCTCCTTTTGCTTCGCCTTCGCATCCTTTGGCGCCGTTTTGCCGTTCCGGACGGCATTCTTGAACGACTCGATATCTGCCGGTATTCATCGGCGAACTTCTGCCCAAGCAATGGGAGAACGTGATTGTCGAGATTCATGCGATCCAAGCGGACGCTCGACGCCTTCTTTTTCGGAATCGCATATTGTTCGATGTAGCGGGCGCAGAACTCCCTCATGCGAACTCGCTCGCTGAATTTGGCCTTTCTCGGATCCTTGCCTTGAACGATCTCGCCGAGGAGCCTCTTTGCCTCCGCTCGCGCGGTGTCTGGCGTCCACGGCGAACCGTGAATCCCAATCCTCAGCTGGCGCCGGTGCCCCTGGATGTTGGTTTTGAGGATGTACGATTTGGCTTTGGTCTGACACCGGACGCCAAAGCCTTTGACCTCGGCATCCCAGACGATCTGGTCTGGTCCAAGGCTGTCCACCACGGTCTTTGTGATCCGAGTTGAGCTACGCTTGCCCATACGATCCTCCAAGCTGAATGTCGTCGGTTCGATCCCGATCGCCCGCTCCAAATTTCCTTGAAGCTTCAGCTTGTTATGGCGGTCCGCCGCTAAACTCGCGTTCCCCGCGTTTCCTATCGGGTTCCCCAGCCTGTTCAGTGGCTGTTCTGCTCGCCGTGAAGCGCGACTCGCACCTGCGCGACCTTGCGGCTCTAGCCGGCCGCTCCGCGCGAATTGCGGGCCGTCATCGTCACCTGGGTATGGCCGAGGGAACCGCCCATATTGGCGACAAGGTCTGAGGCTGCCGGCCACAGGTGCATGACGGTTCGAGGCGTTCTGCGCCTTCATAGAAACGCGTGTCATCCCGGACGGAGCGAAGCGGAGATCCGGGATCCATGCCTGAACTTTTATCGAAAGCGCTCAGGCATGGATCCCGGGTCAAGCCCGGGATGACGGCTCGGTTCCGCGCGCGGTCGAGGCAGGCTAGCCTACCGCCGTCTGGCGCCGCTTCCACTCCGCATAGAGATCGGGTTCGTCTTCGAGGCGGACGGGCACATGGCTGATCTTCATCGACTGTTCGGCGATAGGTTTCGCCAGATCGGCATAGATCGCCGCCGTCGAGAGCCCATAGGGCGCGCCGTCATCGTTGGAGTAGGCGTAGTAGACCTCGCTCACGCCGGAGAGCCGCATCGCGGCCATGCACATCGGGCAGGGATGACCGCTGGCGTAGACTGCGCAACCCGAGAGGTTGGGCGAGCCGAGCTTGCGGCTCGCCGCGCGCAGCGCCGTCAGCTCGGCATGGGCGGTGGGATCGTTGGTGGCGATGATCTCGTTGACGCCGGTGGCGACCACCTCGCCGCCCCTCACCACGACGGCGCCAAATGGACGGCCGCCCTTCTCCATATTGGCCTTGGCGAGTTCGATCGCCTCGCAGAGAAAGCGCTGCGTCTGGCTCATGTTCGACCTCTTCAGCGGGCGCCGGCGGCGCGCAGGATCTGCTCGATCCTGGCGTAGCCGCGGCTGCGTGCGTGCTGGAGCGGGGTGACGCCGTCGCGGTCGGCGAGGTTCACATTCGCCCCGGCGGCGATCAGATCCGTGACGATCTGCTGATGCGCCTGCCCGCCATCGCTGAGAATGATCGCCTCGAGGAGCCCGGTCCAGCCGAGATTGTTGACGTGGTCGACAGCGACGCCGGCTGCGATCAGCGTGCGGACCGTCTCGACATGGCCGCGCTCGCAGGCCGGGATCAGGGCTGTGCCGCCGTAACGGTTGGTGCTCTTGAGGTCAGCGCCATGCGCCAGCGTCAGCTTCAGGATGGCGAGGTGGCCGCGCGCCCCGGCATAGAGATAGGGGCTGTCGTTGATCGCATCCTTCGCGTTCACGTTCGCGCCGGCCTCGATCAACGCCTTGGCCGCGTTGACGTGGTTCTCGTGGGTGGCCGCCAGCAGGGCAGTGCGTCCCCGCGCATCGCGTGCGTCGATGGCGGCACCTTCGGCGAGAAGGCGCTTGATCGCGGCAACGTCGTCGCGAGCCGCGGCGGCATGAAGGCTGGAGTCGGTCATGGTCTGTCCGAAGGCTGGCTGCGGGCAGAAGGCCAGCAGAAGAAGGATGAAGGCAATGATCGGCGACGGTCTGGACAACCGCTCATCTCCTTGACGCGCGAAAGGCGTTATCGCGCGAAGCTGCGCTTCGATTGCCGAACCCGCAGGCAAAATACCGCCTGCATCAGATAGGAACTGCGTCGCCCGTCCGAAAATTAAATATTCGGATACTGTCCAGTGGCTTTCCGAATGAACGCAGGCATCGTCAAGCGCGACTGGCCGGGGACCATGATCGCCCCGGAGGCCGCAATCACCAGAGCGAGGCCGAGCCAGTCGGTCGGCGTTGGCCGCTCGCCCAGCAGCAGCACCGAGCCGAGTACACCGACCGCCGGAACCATCAGCGTGCCGAGGCTGGCGATGCTGGCCGGCAGGCGCGCCACCACCGTGAACCAGAGGAAATAGGCGAGCGCCTGCGCACCGACGATGTGGAAGCTCAGCGCCACCGTTACGCGCGGCGACAGCAGCTTCGGCACCGGCAGGCCCTCGAAGGCGAACATGCCGATGCCGGCGACGAGCCCGCCGATCAGCAATTGCCAGGCGGCGATGGTGAGCGCCGGGGCCGAGACCGGCCAGCGCTTGGTCACGATCGTGCCGAGCGCCCAGCTCACCGCTGCGAACAGCGCCAGCATCAGGCCGAAGGGGAGTTGCCCGGCCGCGATCAGCGGCAGGCCGAGGCAGAGCAGGCCGGCGATGCCGAAAGCGAGACCGGCAAGGCGCCGGCCGTCGAAAGCCTCGCTCAGCACGAGGCGTGCGAGCAGCGTCGCCCAGATCGGCATGGTGAAGGTCAAGATCGCGGCGCGCGAGGTCGGCGCCGCGAGCTGCGCGAAAGCGAGCAGCACGTTGAAGGCGGCGATCGAGAGGAAGCCGGCAACGACGAGGCGCAGCCATTGTCCGCGCGGCACCGCGAGCGGGACGCCGCGCGCGAGCGCGACGGCGACGAGGACGAGCCCGGCGAAGCTCATGCCGGCGGCGCGCAGCGTCCAGGGCGCGATCTCGGTCAGCGAGATGCGGACCGCTGGCCAGTTGAAGCCCCAGAGCAGGCCGAGCAGCGGGACCAGCAGGAGCGCCCTGCCCGGCGCCGGCGCGCTCAAGCGTCGAGGCTTTCGAGGCCGCACCATTCGGCGACGAAGAGCGCCATGGTGCCGGTGATGCGCTTCAGCGAGGCGAGGCTGACGCGCTCGTCGAAGGCGTGGATGTTCTCCGAGATCGGGCCGTAGCAGAGCGCCGGGATCTTGTCGTAGAGCGCATGCACGCGGGTATCGAGATAGCCCGCCGTCATGAAGCTCTTCAGCGGCTTGCCGGTCGATGCCTGATGGGCGCGGCCCAGCGCGACCTCCGCCTCGCTGCCGGGCTCCAGCACGTAGCCTTCCGAATAGAAGCCGTTAAAGCTGACGCGCGGCGGGTTGTTGGCAAGGAACTTGTCGCCGCGCGCGAAACTGAGCACACAAGCCTCGATGCGCTTGGCCAATTCCTCGGCGCTGACGCCGGGATAGAGCCCGATACGGCAGTCGATCCGACACCAGCACGGCACGGAGGAGGCCCAGTCGCCGCCCTCGATCTTGCCGATGTTCAAGTTGATCGGGTGAGCGATGTCCTCGAAATGCGCCCGCCCCGCCTTCTCGCGGTTGAGCTCCTCCTCCAGTTCACGCAGGGCGCCGACGACGCGATAGGCCGCGTCGATAGCGTTGGCGCCGGAGGCCATCTCGCGCACATGCATCGGCTTGCCGCGCACCTCGACCTGGAACCAGATCACGCCAGTGTTGGCGCGCACCAGCATCTCCTCCTCGGGCTCCGGGATCAGCACGGCATCGGCCTTGTAGCCGCGCAGATGCGTCATCAGCGCCCCGTTACCGGTCGATTCCTCCTCGACCACCGACTGGACGTAGACGGTCGCCGCCGGCTGCATGCCGATGCGCCGGAGCGCGTCGAGGCAGGCGAGGTTCGCGGCATGCCCCGCCTTCATGTCGGCGGCGCCGCGGCCATACATCCAGTCGCCGTCGATGACGGGATCAAAGGGCGGATGCGTCCACTGGTCGGCAGGACCGGTCGGCACCACGTCGACATGGGCCTGCAGGATCAGCGACCGGCCCTTCTCCGCGCGCGGATGATGGATGCCGACAACGATCGGCGCATCGGAATGCGTGTCGGCGAAGGGCGCGCCGCCGGGATGGGCCGCGATCGCCGCGCGGTCCATGGCGAAGCGGTCCATGGTCAGGCCGCGCTGCTTCATCGCACGGAAGATGAAATCCTGGACCGTATGCTCCTGTCCGCGCACCGAGCCGAAGCGCACGAGCTCCTGCGTGTAGGCGACCTGCTTGTCGAAGCCCGCCTCGACGGCGGCGAGGATTTTTTCGCGAAGGGCGGCGTCGAGGGGCACGGCAGGCTCCGATAGGCGTCATGGTCGGGCTTGACCCGACCATCTCGTAAACCAGTGTCATCTCGTCATGAGATTCTCGGGTCTGCGCTGCGCTTCGCCCGAGAATGACGGCGAGCACACCATCAATGCCCGAAGCGCCCGCCCCCCGGCACTGCCGCCAGCAGCTGCCGCGTATACGCGTGCTGCGGGTCGGCGAAGAGCGCGGCCGTCGGGCCGCTCTCGACGATGCGCCCGCGCTGCATCACGGCGATGCGGTCGCAGATCTGCGCGGCGACCCGCAGGTCGTGGGTGACGAAGAGGATGGCGAGGCCGAGCCGGCTCTGGATGTCCTTGATCAGCTTCAGGATCTGGGCCTGCACGGACACGTCCAGCGCCGACACCGCCTCGTCGGCCACCAGCACGTCGGGCTCGAGCGCAAGCGCCCTTGCGATGCCGACACGCTGGCGCTGGCCGCCCGAGAATTCATGCGGATAGCGATCGATGGCATTGGCGGAGAGGCCGACGAGTTCGAGCAATTCCTTCGCCCGCGCCAGCGCCTCCTTGCGCGGTGTACCGTGGGCAACGGGGCCGTCCGAGATGATGCGGCCGACGGTCTGGCGCGGGTTGAGCGAGGCGAAGGGGTCCTGGAAGACCATCTGGATGCGCTTGCGCTGGCGGCGCAATTCGGCGGGCTTCAGCTCGGAGAGGACGAGGTCGCCCAGCGCGATGCGGCCGCGATCGGGCTCGATCAGGCGCAGGCAGCAGCGCCCGACCGTCGACTTGCCCGAGCCGGATTCGCCGACGAGGCCGAGCGTCTCGCCACGGACGAGCGCGAAGGAGATGTCGTCGGCCGCCTTGACCTCGCGCGCGACGCCGAAGAGCGAGCGCTTGCGATAGGTCTTGCCGAGCCCCTCGACGCTGATCACGGGCTTGGTGTCCGGCAGCGGCGGCAGCTGCGCCGGCGTCAGCGACGGCACGGCGGCGAGCAGCTTCTGCGTATAGGGATGGCGCGCTGCGCCCAGCACCTGATCGGCCGTGCCCTCCTCGACCAGCACGCCCTTTTC
It includes:
- a CDS encoding ABC transporter ATP-binding protein → MTTPALSIENLTLALPAMADRPNAVEKVTLTIAPGETLCVVGESGSGKSMIAHAVMGLLPKAVKPVAGAIKLAGRDLLALDEVAMQDVRGREAGMIFQEPMTSLNPVMRISDQIVETFEAHGLHDKAMRRARAIELLTEVGLPDPPRLAKAYPHELSGGQRQRVMIAMALALEPKLLIADEPTTALDVTTQAQILKLIDNLRHRHGTAVLFITHDMGVVAEIADRIAVLEKGVLVEEGTADQVLGAARHPYTQKLLAAVPSLTPAQLPPLPDTKPVISVEGLGKTYRKRSLFGVAREVKAADDISFALVRGETLGLVGESGSGKSTVGRCCLRLIEPDRGRIALGDLVLSELKPAELRRQRKRIQMVFQDPFASLNPRQTVGRIISDGPVAHGTPRKEALARAKELLELVGLSANAIDRYPHEFSGGQRQRVGIARALALEPDVLVADEAVSALDVSVQAQILKLIKDIQSRLGLAILFVTHDLRVAAQICDRIAVMQRGRIVESGPTAALFADPQHAYTRQLLAAVPGGGRFGH
- a CDS encoding Arm DNA-binding domain-containing protein: MGKRSSTRITKTVVDSLGPDQIVWDAEVKGFGVRCQTKAKSYILKTNIQGHRRQLRIGIHGSPWTPDTARAEAKRLLGEIVQGKDPRKAKFSERVRMREFCARYIEQYAIPKKKASSVRLDRMNLDNHVLPLLGQKFADEYRQISSRSRMPSGTAKRRQRMRRRSKRSRVVGLSSKEALVSRIAA
- a CDS encoding AI-2E family transporter, giving the protein MLSFGVEKAVGSASTPPRRPSPPIRDERLPDPEVVPTDAADEAEMPLPSNPQTFFLAGLFILGALAAVYVASSIILPVVLAFALKLLLQPAMRLLERVHVPRAIGALLPILLVVGVLVGLVAALSGPAATWAARLPEGIPRLEAHLVVLRGPIQALQKVIQQAEQVAEAPGQKDHFIALRRDLGLTGALFAGTRAVLDGLFTTILVLYFLLVSGDTFLRRMVEILPRFSDKRQAVDIARQIEEDISAYLVTITAMNATVGVATAAAMQLCGLGDPLLWGATAFLLNYIPILGPLFGAVILLLAGMLSFDGLWWAVLPPALYFGIHVVEGETLTPMLLARRFTLNPVLVILSLVFWFWMWGVPGAILAVPMLAILKIVCDRVRPLRALGHFLEG
- a CDS encoding EamA family transporter — translated: MSAPAPGRALLLVPLLGLLWGFNWPAVRISLTEIAPWTLRAAGMSFAGLVLVAVALARGVPLAVPRGQWLRLVVAGFLSIAAFNVLLAFAQLAAPTSRAAILTFTMPIWATLLARLVLSEAFDGRRLAGLAFGIAGLLCLGLPLIAAGQLPFGLMLALFAAVSWALGTIVTKRWPVSAPALTIAAWQLLIGGLVAGIGMFAFEGLPVPKLLSPRVTVALSFHIVGAQALAYFLWFTVVARLPASIASLGTLMVPAVGVLGSVLLLGERPTPTDWLGLALVIAASGAIMVPGQSRLTMPAFIRKATGQYPNI
- a CDS encoding ankyrin repeat domain-containing protein, producing MTDSSLHAAAARDDVAAIKRLLAEGAAIDARDARGRTALLAATHENHVNAAKALIEAGANVNAKDAINDSPYLYAGARGHLAILKLTLAHGADLKSTNRYGGTALIPACERGHVETVRTLIAAGVAVDHVNNLGWTGLLEAIILSDGGQAHQQIVTDLIAAGANVNLADRDGVTPLQHARSRGYARIEQILRAAGAR
- a CDS encoding site-specific integrase, with protein sequence MKGIVRYGEKQKERFLSRDEFQRLAAALDQFEREDSESLYAITAIRLLIQPGARLSEILTLQWENVQFDRRRLRLIDSKTGPKNIELTQAAIDLLENLPRIEGNPYVIVGRRHARHLVDLQRPWQRVRSAAGLSDVRIHDLRHSFASLAIRNGVSINVIGKLLGHRSSETTRDMPILKTATSPRRTKRSVGFSRQPWPRKRRTIQPNGNDPAPMAARGPVVDVGFSRRQDLRSALVERKSALVSISN
- a CDS encoding nucleoside deaminase; this encodes MSQTQRFLCEAIELAKANMEKGGRPFGAVVVRGGEVVATGVNEIIATNDPTAHAELTALRAASRKLGSPNLSGCAVYASGHPCPMCMAAMRLSGVSEVYYAYSNDDGAPYGLSTAAIYADLAKPIAEQSMKISHVPVRLEDEPDLYAEWKRRQTAVG
- a CDS encoding ArgE/DapE family deacylase; amino-acid sequence: MPLDAALREKILAAVEAGFDKQVAYTQELVRFGSVRGQEHTVQDFIFRAMKQRGLTMDRFAMDRAAIAAHPGGAPFADTHSDAPIVVGIHHPRAEKGRSLILQAHVDVVPTGPADQWTHPPFDPVIDGDWMYGRGAADMKAGHAANLACLDALRRIGMQPAATVYVQSVVEEESTGNGALMTHLRGYKADAVLIPEPEEEMLVRANTGVIWFQVEVRGKPMHVREMASGANAIDAAYRVVGALRELEEELNREKAGRAHFEDIAHPINLNIGKIEGGDWASSVPCWCRIDCRIGLYPGVSAEELAKRIEACVLSFARGDKFLANNPPRVSFNGFYSEGYVLEPGSEAEVALGRAHQASTGKPLKSFMTAGYLDTRVHALYDKIPALCYGPISENIHAFDERVSLASLKRITGTMALFVAEWCGLESLDA